The uncultured Treponema sp. genome includes a region encoding these proteins:
- a CDS encoding cation:proton antiporter produces MTDPFAQVLPQAFHFSHLQGTQFVLLLGIIMFFGALGGRIFQKLKIPQVVGYIVIGILIGSSGFQILRIETIIALNPINTIALSLIGFLIGAELKIDVIKKYGKQFIGILIGESVTPFFVVGFFVTLIAYIFMKDLKIAISFGLILGAICSATAPAATTDVLKEYRTRGPLTTTILGIVAMDDAVALILYAVASTVVSPLLGGQGQSFGMQMLNIAKDIFGSIIAGSIFGALVTFVVKNLMKDEGRVLSFGLGGLFLSTGVCTILGLDNILAAMSLGFFMVNFAPAKTRPIFSLVEKFTPPIYVLFFVLVGAKLNIWVVTPVLGILAIIYVAGRTLGKSIGARLGAKITKAPQTVHDFLPWCLLSQAGVAIGLSIAASNDFENSIGPSIILIITATTFIVQLIGPVCVKHGVTKAGEVGLAITEDDILKSSKVKDVNWGSEKICCAESHAIVNETEKICHILKNFETHHNQSFAVASTESGKLSGIITLEHLKETLMIGEFADTLLAVDIMDKPACTCSPEDSLPDVYKKFSDADTESLPIVDNDGKPLGIMEKFAVDHYLHTRILEINRKLENMA; encoded by the coding sequence ATGACTGACCCGTTTGCACAAGTTCTGCCGCAGGCTTTTCATTTTTCACATTTGCAGGGAACACAGTTTGTTCTTTTGCTCGGAATCATCATGTTCTTTGGCGCGCTCGGCGGACGCATTTTTCAAAAGCTGAAAATTCCGCAAGTCGTAGGATATATTGTAATCGGAATTTTAATCGGCTCTTCCGGCTTTCAAATTCTGCGGATTGAAACAATAATCGCACTGAATCCAATAAACACAATCGCGCTTTCTTTGATAGGATTTTTAATCGGCGCAGAACTAAAAATCGATGTAATAAAAAAATACGGCAAGCAGTTCATTGGAATTTTAATCGGCGAATCTGTAACTCCATTTTTTGTCGTAGGATTTTTTGTCACTTTGATTGCATACATTTTTATGAAAGATTTAAAAATCGCAATTTCCTTTGGACTGATTCTTGGAGCAATATGTTCCGCAACAGCTCCGGCGGCAACAACTGATGTTTTAAAAGAATACAGAACGCGCGGACCTTTAACAACAACAATTCTTGGAATTGTCGCAATGGATGACGCAGTCGCGCTGATTTTGTACGCAGTCGCATCTACGGTTGTTTCACCTTTGCTTGGCGGACAAGGTCAGTCATTCGGAATGCAAATGCTGAACATTGCAAAAGATATTTTTGGTTCTATTATAGCCGGAAGCATTTTTGGCGCGCTTGTAACTTTTGTTGTAAAAAATCTTATGAAAGATGAAGGCAGAGTTCTTTCATTCGGACTTGGAGGACTTTTTCTTTCAACAGGAGTCTGCACAATTTTAGGGCTTGACAATATTCTTGCCGCAATGTCTCTTGGATTTTTTATGGTGAATTTCGCACCTGCAAAAACACGCCCGATATTCAGCCTTGTTGAAAAATTCACGCCGCCAATTTATGTTTTATTCTTTGTGCTTGTTGGCGCAAAACTGAATATTTGGGTTGTTACTCCAGTCTTGGGAATTCTCGCGATTATCTATGTCGCAGGAAGGACTTTAGGAAAATCCATAGGCGCACGTCTTGGCGCAAAAATAACAAAAGCTCCGCAGACAGTCCACGATTTTCTGCCATGGTGTCTTTTAAGCCAGGCCGGTGTTGCAATCGGACTCAGCATTGCAGCCAGCAACGACTTTGAAAATTCAATCGGTCCTTCTATTATATTGATAATCACGGCGACAACTTTTATTGTTCAGCTGATTGGCCCGGTCTGCGTAAAACATGGCGTTACAAAAGCAGGCGAAGTTGGTCTTGCCATAACAGAAGACGACATTTTAAAATCTTCAAAAGTAAAAGATGTTAATTGGGGAAGTGAAAAAATTTGCTGCGCCGAAAGCCACGCAATTGTCAATGAAACAGAAAAAATCTGCCATATACTTAAAAATTTTGAAACTCACCACAACCAGTCATTTGCAGTCGCTTCAACTGAATCTGGAAAACTTTCAGGCATAATCACGCTTGAGCATTTAAAAGAAACGCTTATGATTGGAGAGTTTGCGGACACACTTCTTGCCGTTGACATCATGGACAAGCCTGCTTGCACTTGCAGCCCTGAAGATTCGCTTCCTGATGTTTATAAAAAATTCAGCGATGCAGACACGGAATCACTTCCGATTGTAGACAACGATGGAAAGCCTCTTGGCATTATGGAAAAATTCGCCGTTGACCATTATCTTCACACAAGAATCCTTGAAATAAACCGTAAACTTGAAAACATGGCATAA
- a CDS encoding NifU family protein has product MADEALIAKVKETLEAFRPQLNADGGDMEFINIDDENKVHLKLTGACGSCPMATMTLKMGIERYLKETCPEISEVVQD; this is encoded by the coding sequence ATGGCAGACGAAGCTCTCATTGCAAAAGTAAAAGAAACTTTGGAAGCATTCCGACCGCAGCTTAACGCAGATGGCGGCGACATGGAATTTATAAATATCGATGATGAAAATAAAGTTCATCTAAAACTCACCGGGGCTTGCGGCTCATGTCCTATGGCAACAATGACTCTTAAAATGGGAATCGAACGCTACTTAAAAGAAACCTGCCCCGAAATTTCCGAAGTTGTACAGGATTAA
- a CDS encoding peptidylprolyl isomerase — MTVENDKYVSIHYVLKNDEGAVLDSSTEKTLDYVHGRGYLLPKLEEQLAGKNPGDKFSVILEPKDGYGEYRKELVTDVDRSNFEDGVPIEVGMAFQAMTASGPQIVRVTKISDNKITVDANHELAGTRLHFEVEIADVRNATEEELNPPSCGCGGNCGGGCGGECSDGGCGNCGGNCGCEN, encoded by the coding sequence ATGACAGTTGAAAACGACAAATATGTTTCTATCCATTATGTATTGAAAAATGATGAAGGAGCAGTTCTCGATTCTTCCACTGAAAAAACTTTGGATTATGTTCATGGACGCGGCTACCTTTTGCCTAAGCTGGAAGAGCAGTTAGCAGGAAAAAATCCCGGAGACAAATTCAGCGTAATTCTTGAACCGAAAGACGGCTACGGAGAATATAGAAAAGAACTTGTTACAGATGTTGACCGCTCAAATTTTGAAGATGGAGTTCCTATTGAAGTCGGAATGGCTTTTCAGGCGATGACTGCTTCTGGCCCGCAAATTGTGCGCGTTACAAAAATCAGCGACAACAAAATAACAGTTGACGCAAACCACGAGCTTGCAGGAACACGGCTTCATTTTGAAGTTGAAATTGCAGACGTGCGCAATGCTACAGAAGAAGAACTGAATCCACCATCTTGTGGCTGCGGCGGAAATTGCGGTGGCGGCTGTGGAGGCGAATGTTCTGACGGAGGCTGCGGCAACTGCGGTGGAAATTGCGGCTGCGAAAACTAA
- a CDS encoding shikimate kinase — protein MSIILMGIKHCGKSTQGRIISKKLSVPFFDTDDVIFEMTGKTPRQIYTEFGNEGFQEAEEKACSFLQEKINSSAEKNAVIATGGGICTNKKALDVLKKIGTFVFLKTPERIASFRVLREISVAQDGTLLNVPAFIAKKNPRSIADAKKIFHDFFIERELIYEQLADVVIDMSGSSKEANARKIIETVSSKV, from the coding sequence TTGAGCATAATTTTAATGGGCATTAAGCACTGCGGAAAATCAACGCAAGGACGCATAATAAGCAAAAAACTTTCAGTGCCGTTTTTTGACACGGACGATGTGATTTTTGAAATGACAGGAAAAACTCCGCGGCAGATTTATACAGAATTTGGAAATGAAGGTTTTCAGGAAGCTGAAGAAAAGGCCTGCTCATTTTTGCAGGAAAAAATAAATTCTTCCGCTGAAAAAAATGCAGTTATAGCGACTGGCGGCGGAATCTGCACAAATAAAAAAGCTCTTGATGTTTTAAAAAAAATCGGAACTTTTGTTTTTTTAAAGACTCCAGAAAGAATTGCAAGCTTCCGTGTTTTGCGGGAAATTTCTGTTGCTCAAGACGGAACGCTTTTGAATGTTCCTGCTTTTATTGCAAAAAAAAATCCACGTTCAATAGCCGATGCAAAAAAAATTTTCCATGACTTTTTTATTGAACGTGAACTTATTTATGAACAGCTGGCCGATGTTGTTATTGATATGTCCGGCTCTTCAAAAGAAGCGAACGCTAGAAAAATAATCGAAACTGTTTCTTCTAAAGTTTAG
- a CDS encoding SAM-dependent methyltransferase, with translation MEKIEPALYLIPVTLGETEYQKVLPEYNKKIIRGIKNFIVENRRSAIRFLKLADSSIDIDSLEFLELNEHSDLAKISNYLDPLLKKKLPMGIISEAGCPAVADPGAAIVEMAQKKNLKVVPLSGPSSMIMAVMASGLNGQSFAFNGYLPVKPNERAAKIRQLENRAWNEKQTQLFIEAPYRNLKMLESILNSCRNETRVCVVAGLTTEQEFIRTLSVAEWKKSNEPPINKVPAIFLIYRG, from the coding sequence ATGGAAAAAATTGAGCCTGCGCTTTATCTTATTCCTGTAACTTTGGGCGAAACTGAATATCAAAAAGTTCTGCCTGAATATAACAAAAAAATTATCCGCGGAATAAAAAATTTCATTGTTGAAAACCGACGTTCCGCAATCCGATTTTTAAAGCTTGCTGATTCATCGATTGACATTGATTCGCTGGAATTTCTTGAGCTTAACGAACATTCAGACCTTGCAAAAATTTCAAATTATCTTGATCCGCTTTTGAAGAAAAAACTTCCGATGGGAATTATTTCAGAAGCTGGTTGTCCTGCTGTTGCCGACCCCGGAGCTGCTATTGTTGAAATGGCGCAGAAAAAAAATTTAAAAGTTGTTCCGCTTTCCGGACCGTCTTCGATGATTATGGCTGTGATGGCAAGCGGACTGAACGGCCAGAGTTTTGCATTTAACGGCTATCTTCCTGTTAAGCCGAATGAACGCGCCGCAAAAATAAGGCAACTTGAAAATCGCGCTTGGAACGAAAAACAGACTCAGCTTTTTATAGAAGCTCCGTACAGAAATTTAAAAATGCTGGAATCGATTTTGAATTCGTGCCGGAATGAAACCCGAGTTTGTGTTGTCGCAGGTCTTACAACTGAACAGGAATTTATCAGGACGCTTTCTGTGGCTGAATGGAAAAAATCAAATGAGCCGCCTATAAATAAAGTTCCAGCAATTTTTTTAATTTACCGGGGATGA
- a CDS encoding TraB/GumN family protein, with protein MEENKSTQKILELNGRKFILIGTAHVSKASISEVENAIEEQKPDSVAIELDENRLKNMEDKESWKKMDIIEILKKKQGFLLLANIVLSAYQKRMGEDAGIKPGDEMAAAIKKAKELGIPQIMVDRPVTVTLRRAWAKNSFMGKCKLLSLLIATAFSKEEVSETEIENLKQSSEMDTMMQELSAYLPAVKEVLIDERDFYLASKIWSCPQKNILAVLGAGHLPGVSSHLEKIASGKEIPDVSAIEKVPEKSAGAKVASWIIPILILGLIVAGFVVGGIEKGADLIGSWVLWNGILAAIGAAVAGGHILAILVSAVGAPFTSLCPFIGIGFVSGIVQALVKKPAVEDMENLQADASSVKGFYKNRILRVLLVFFLSSIGSSIGTFIGGASFISIFTR; from the coding sequence ATGGAAGAAAACAAGTCAACACAAAAAATCCTTGAACTTAATGGAAGAAAATTTATTCTCATTGGAACAGCGCACGTTTCAAAAGCCAGCATTTCGGAAGTTGAAAATGCAATTGAAGAACAGAAGCCGGATTCTGTTGCAATCGAGCTTGATGAAAACCGCTTGAAAAATATGGAGGATAAAGAGTCCTGGAAAAAAATGGACATAATTGAAATCCTCAAGAAAAAGCAGGGATTCCTTTTGCTTGCGAACATTGTCCTTTCAGCGTATCAAAAACGAATGGGAGAAGATGCCGGAATAAAGCCCGGAGACGAAATGGCGGCGGCAATTAAAAAAGCCAAGGAGCTTGGAATTCCGCAGATAATGGTTGACCGCCCTGTAACAGTTACGTTGCGCCGTGCCTGGGCAAAAAATTCTTTCATGGGAAAATGCAAGCTGCTTTCGTTGCTTATTGCCACTGCTTTTTCCAAGGAAGAAGTTTCGGAAACTGAAATTGAAAATTTAAAGCAGTCCAGCGAAATGGATACAATGATGCAGGAGCTTTCGGCTTATCTTCCGGCTGTAAAAGAAGTTCTGATTGACGAGCGCGATTTTTACCTTGCTTCAAAAATTTGGTCTTGTCCGCAAAAAAATATTCTTGCAGTTTTGGGAGCAGGTCATTTGCCGGGAGTTTCTTCTCATCTTGAAAAAATTGCATCTGGAAAAGAAATTCCTGATGTGAGCGCAATTGAAAAAGTTCCAGAAAAATCAGCTGGAGCAAAAGTTGCTTCTTGGATAATTCCGATTTTGATTCTGGGACTTATAGTTGCTGGCTTTGTTGTTGGCGGAATTGAAAAAGGCGCGGACTTGATTGGAAGCTGGGTTTTGTGGAATGGAATTCTTGCGGCTATTGGTGCGGCTGTTGCGGGCGGACACATTCTTGCAATTTTAGTTTCTGCTGTTGGCGCGCCGTTCACTTCGCTTTGTCCGTTTATTGGAATTGGATTTGTTTCTGGAATTGTTCAGGCTCTTGTAAAAAAGCCGGCAGTTGAAGATATGGAAAATTTGCAGGCTGATGCTTCGAGCGTGAAAGGTTTTTATAAAAATAGAATTCTTCGCGTTCTGCTTGTTTTCTTTTTGTCTTCAATTGGAAGCAGCATTGGAACTTTTATTGGCGGCGCAAGTTTTATTTCAATTTTTACACGGTGA
- a CDS encoding tetratricopeptide repeat protein, which produces MKSSVKTTLTELLAAVVLVVAVAVILSMGLSSCASTEKTVEPAQTAETEKKSETKKKAEYSKTDFMEDLKSVLNKDGPEAALSLYETKLPAKYADDFDLLFLKAAINVSAENLDEAQALCNELSQRDPQNDDVASLAVTIAKMKGDTAERTKQINSLLAKDKLNSAANVELGEDMFLKKNYKQAKIYYKRALLREPENIDALRGAGQCDYYLENDDEAEKTFKKILEIDPKNTQSFLYLGKLAYAANEYKIASDYAKQALDTDSENYECNLDYGMYERYLGHYKNAEAAWTKAIEIEPDYFLAYAYRAGLYDEQDIFAKAMEDYKKVIELNPNYYFAYESLGILALHEENWTTAREAFMKCYDSNKNNISYPLMITYCYYKEGNGTEAKNFSNQVLRKMDRNTIEYSMLRVFHDRAGERPLPQRISAMTNRNLQGKMYYYLALFYDMFGGTELANEYYAKVVSMNSPMFFEFRLAEWRTKGKVPLK; this is translated from the coding sequence ATGAAAAGTTCGGTAAAAACTACGTTGACGGAGCTTTTGGCTGCGGTTGTTCTTGTTGTGGCGGTTGCTGTTATTTTGAGCATGGGGCTTTCTTCTTGCGCTTCAACTGAAAAAACTGTAGAGCCGGCTCAAACTGCTGAAACTGAAAAGAAATCAGAGACAAAGAAAAAAGCTGAATATTCCAAAACTGATTTTATGGAAGATTTGAAGTCTGTTTTGAACAAAGACGGACCAGAAGCGGCTCTTTCCCTTTATGAAACTAAGCTTCCGGCAAAATATGCGGACGATTTTGATTTGCTTTTTTTAAAGGCTGCGATAAATGTGAGCGCGGAAAATCTTGATGAAGCGCAGGCTCTTTGCAATGAGCTTTCACAGCGCGATCCGCAGAATGATGACGTTGCTTCCCTTGCGGTTACAATTGCAAAAATGAAAGGCGACACTGCCGAGCGCACAAAACAAATCAATTCGCTTTTGGCAAAAGACAAGCTGAATTCCGCGGCGAATGTGGAGCTTGGCGAAGATATGTTTTTAAAGAAAAACTACAAGCAGGCAAAAATTTATTATAAAAGAGCTTTACTTCGCGAGCCAGAAAATATTGATGCTTTGCGCGGAGCCGGACAATGCGACTACTATCTTGAAAATGATGACGAGGCTGAAAAGACTTTCAAAAAAATTCTTGAGATTGACCCGAAAAACACTCAGTCTTTTTTGTATTTAGGAAAACTTGCCTACGCCGCAAATGAATACAAAATCGCTTCTGACTATGCAAAACAGGCGCTCGATACAGACTCTGAAAACTATGAATGCAACCTGGATTACGGAATGTACGAGCGTTATCTTGGGCATTACAAGAATGCGGAAGCTGCCTGGACAAAGGCAATCGAAATTGAGCCGGATTATTTTTTAGCTTACGCATACCGGGCAGGGCTTTATGACGAGCAGGACATTTTTGCAAAGGCGATGGAAGATTACAAAAAAGTCATTGAGCTGAATCCAAATTATTATTTTGCTTACGAAAGCCTTGGAATTCTTGCCCTTCATGAAGAAAACTGGACAACTGCGCGTGAAGCTTTTATGAAATGCTATGATTCCAACAAGAATAATATTTCTTATCCGCTGATGATTACTTACTGTTATTACAAGGAAGGCAACGGAACTGAAGCAAAAAATTTCAGCAATCAGGTTCTTAGAAAAATGGACAGAAACACAATCGAATATTCTATGCTCCGGGTTTTCCATGACAGGGCGGGCGAGCGTCCTTTGCCGCAGAGAATTTCCGCAATGACAAACAGAAATTTGCAGGGAAAAATGTACTATTATCTTGCGCTTTTTTATGATATGTTTGGTGGAACAGAACTTGCCAATGAATATTACGCAAAGGTTGTCAGCATGAACAGCCCGATGTTTTTTGAATTTCGTTTGGCAGAATGGAGAACAAAAGGAAAAGTTCCTTTAAAATAA